The Deltaproteobacteria bacterium sequence AACCCTGTAACGGTGGATTTTGAATTTAAGAAGATAATGGAGCATATGCGTGAGGTGCAAAAAAAGGTAGGGGAGCATGATGACCCTAAACGCTTTGAGAAGATGGGGATAAAATTATTTTTTGGAAAGGGAGGGTTTAAGGATACCCGGACATTTGAGGTAAACGGCACAAACATAAAAAGCAGGAAATTTCTTATCGCCACCGGTTCCCGACCGGTAAAATTGCCGATCCCTGGTCTGGACAAAGTAGATAGCTTGGACAACATAAAGATATTGGCCATTAATCACCTTCCTGAGTCCATTCTGATAATGGGCGCTGGACCAATCGGCATGGAATTTGCCCAGGTCTTCAGCAGATTTGGTTCAAAGGTAACAGTAATTGAGAAGGCAGGTCAGATCCTTCCGAGAGAAGAAAAGGAGCTCTCAGATAGATTAGAAGGGATATTAAAGAGGGAAGGTATGGAAATCATTACCTGTGTTGAGACCAAAAGGGTAGAACAGTCTGGGAATAAAAGGATAGTAGTGGCTGAGTGCAGCGGTAAAGAAAAGAGATTTGAGGCAGACGAACTCTTAGTTGCCATAGGAAGGGCGCCGAATATCGAAGGTATGAACCTTGAAAAGATAGGGGTTAAAACTACCTCAAAGGGGATAGTAGTTAATGATACCATGAAGACTACAGTCTCCAATATCTGGGCATGCGGTGATGTTACGGGAATGTTTCCATTTACCCATATGGCGGAATATGAGGCCGGAATAGTAATCGGGAACGCCCTCTTTCCATTTGTAAATAGAAAGATGGATAAGACAGTAGTCCCCTGGACGACCTTTACTGATCCTGAGCTTGCCCGTGTTGGTCTGACAGAGGATGAGGCAAGAAAGGAATATGGGGATATCAGGGTCTACAGATACCCCTTCTCTGAACATGACCGCGCAATAATAGACGGAGAAACAGAGGGGATGATCAAACTTATATGTGACAAGAAAGGTAAAATATTAGGCGCCCATATCCTTGGAAAGGGCGCAGGGGATCTGCTAAATGAATATACCTTTGCTATGAAGAATGGTCTTCCGGTGCAGAAGATATCACAGACCGTCCATGTATATCCGACAATGGGGCAGGTAGTAAAGAGGGGCGCGGACCAGTATTATAAGGAAAGGCTATTTTCCGGCTGGTTTCCAAAGGTGGCAAGGTTTTTAATGAAATTTAAATAAAAAGAGGTAGAACAGGTAGAACAGATGGAACTAATAGATAAGATGGTAGATGTGATGAAAAATAAGATAAAGGTTATTCAGATAAATCTGGGTGATAAATGCAATCTGCGATGCGCTCACTGCCATATTGAGGCTTCTCCGGAAGGAAACAGAAATATGGATTCCAATACAGCAATGAAGGTCATCAAAAGATTAATCGAGACAGATATCAAAGATATTGAATTCACCGGCGGGGCGCCTGAATTAAACCCTAATCTGCGGCTCTTTATCGAAGAGCTCTCCAGCCATAATAAAAATCTGACTGTAAGGACTAACCTGACTGTGCTCGACTCACCTGCCTATTCCCTTTACATTGATCTATATAAAAAATATAAGGTGAAGGTCATTGCCTCTCTGCCCGACATATTTCCTGATACTACTGATAAGCAAAGAGGAAAGGGTGTTTTCCAAAAGAGTATAAATGTCCTGAATAGACTTAATGCGATTGGTTACGGGAGAGATGGCCTGTTATTAGACCTCGTGTATAACCCGGTAGGAGATTATCTGCCGCCTGACCAAAACGAGATTGAGAATAATTATAAAAGGTTATTGAAAGAGAGATATGACATCACCTTTAACAATCTTATACCCATTGTTAACTCGCCCATTAAGAGATTTAAGGAATCTCTTCAACAGACAGGCAGGTTAGAAGAATATCTAAAACTGCTTAAAAAGAGTTACAACCCTGCCACAATAGATAAGCTAATGTGCAGGAATCTGATTTCTATTGATTATAGGGGTTATGCCTACGACTGCGATTTTAATCTGGCCTTAGGTATGAAGACTAAAGGTTATGAAGACAGGAAATTCTGGGAGATAGACCTGCACAATTTTAATCAGGAGATCACCTTTGGGCAACATTGTTATGCCTGTACTGTTAATATGGGGAGCTCTTGCCATGGTGTTCTGATAAAAGAGGAGGAATCCAGACCAATGGGATTTGTTATGAAAGAAAATGTAAAGAGATATTATGGTGAAGAGTTGCAAAAGACCTCTGACTTAAAGACAGGGGCGTGCTGCAGCGCTGATCTTATCCCGGATTATGTTAAAGATGCGCTTATGCTGATAAATGATGAAATAAAGATGAAATATTACGGATGCGGCTCGCCTATCCCGCTTTGCGTCGAGGGTTTGAATGTGCTTGATATGGGCTGTGGCACAGGGAGGGATAGTTATGTCATGTCAAAACTTGTAGGAGAGAATGGCTTTGTCTATGGTGTTGATATGACGGAAAATCAGGTAGGTATCGCCAAAAGATACATTAAAGAACAGACCGATAGATTCGGATACAAAAAGCCGAATATAGAGTTTATCCTCGATAATATGGAAAATATAACCAAACACCTTAAAGAAGAATCAATAGATCTGGTAATCTCCAATTGCGTAATAAATCTGTCTGAGGATAAGGAGGCGGTCCTGAAGGCAATATTTAATGTCTTGAAGTGGGGAGGGGAATTTTATTTTTCCGATGTTTATGCAGACAGGAGGGCGCCTGACGAGATAAGGAAAGACCCGCTTCTTTTTGCCGAGTGTCTTGGAGGGGCTTTGTATTATAAAGATTTTGTGCGGATAGCAAGAATATCCGGTTTCACTGATCCGCG is a genomic window containing:
- the lpdA gene encoding dihydrolipoyl dehydrogenase; this encodes MEEFDLTIIGGGVGGLVAASGASQFGAKVALVEKENLGGDCLHYGCVPTKTLVHSARLISLMRRATEFGLNPVTVDFEFKKIMEHMREVQKKVGEHDDPKRFEKMGIKLFFGKGGFKDTRTFEVNGTNIKSRKFLIATGSRPVKLPIPGLDKVDSLDNIKILAINHLPESILIMGAGPIGMEFAQVFSRFGSKVTVIEKAGQILPREEKELSDRLEGILKREGMEIITCVETKRVEQSGNKRIVVAECSGKEKRFEADELLVAIGRAPNIEGMNLEKIGVKTTSKGIVVNDTMKTTVSNIWACGDVTGMFPFTHMAEYEAGIVIGNALFPFVNRKMDKTVVPWTTFTDPELARVGLTEDEARKEYGDIRVYRYPFSEHDRAIIDGETEGMIKLICDKKGKILGAHILGKGAGDLLNEYTFAMKNGLPVQKISQTVHVYPTMGQVVKRGADQYYKERLFSGWFPKVARFLMKFK
- the arsS gene encoding arsenosugar biosynthesis radical SAM protein ArsS (Some members of this family are selenoproteins.); amino-acid sequence: MELIDKMVDVMKNKIKVIQINLGDKCNLRCAHCHIEASPEGNRNMDSNTAMKVIKRLIETDIKDIEFTGGAPELNPNLRLFIEELSSHNKNLTVRTNLTVLDSPAYSLYIDLYKKYKVKVIASLPDIFPDTTDKQRGKGVFQKSINVLNRLNAIGYGRDGLLLDLVYNPVGDYLPPDQNEIENNYKRLLKERYDITFNNLIPIVNSPIKRFKESLQQTGRLEEYLKLLKKSYNPATIDKLMCRNLISIDYRGYAYDCDFNLALGMKTKGYEDRKFWEIDLHNFNQEITFGQHCYACTVNMGSSCHGVLIKEEESRPMGFVMKENVKRYYGEELQKTSDLKTGACCSADLIPDYVKDALMLINDEIKMKYYGCGSPIPLCVEGLNVLDMGCGTGRDSYVMSKLVGENGFVYGVDMTENQVGIAKRYIKEQTDRFGYKKPNIEFILDNMENITKHLKEESIDLVISNCVINLSEDKEAVLKAIFNVLKWGGEFYFSDVYADRRAPDEIRKDPLLFAECLGGALYYKDFVRIARISGFTDPRIISQREIPITNPEISSLTGNLRFYSITYRLWKLEGLEDACEDYGHMAVYRGGIPVSPFRFELDGSHIFYTNKPERVCGNTALMLSKTRFGRYFEIIGDLKEHFGEFKECGTPDKSDSNNKNSSVQRGCC